AACCCGCCTGTAAAATAGAACGGGCACAGGGAAAGGACCCGCTTAGGGTCCTTTTGCCGTTTTTTAAAGGGAATTGATTCATTAAAATTGGCGATTCTTGTTTTTCGGACCATTGCGGCTCAGCCGCGCAACCGGGAGACTGCTACTGTCTCTACATCAAAGAAAGGAGTTATCCGCCGGTGCCGGTCCCGCGCTTTTTGCGCGTGTCCCGTTCCGTACCCGTTGACCGTCCGGCAAAGCCTCTAAAACCGACAAAAAAAACTCTATGAAAAAAATGATCTTTTTATCAGCAGTCATGATGCTTGTTGGAGTTTCCTGCAACCAGACAGGATTACGCCGGGACCCCGTTACGGTGGTGCTCAATGAATCCGGGGTTGACCAGGAGGTGCGACGGCTCATGGATCAGGGAATTGAGTTGGATGAGCGCAAGCGGCAGGCCCGTGCCATTGCTACGGTCTTTTCACGGAGGACCAACACTGAGCGCGCCCACTGGCTTGCATCCCTCTGCTACCTGAAAACACTCGGCACCGATTTTATGCCCCTCGATCTTGCCGAAATCGCTTTGGCCGAAACCGGCTCCATAGGATTCAATCCTAAAGCGGTTTCTCCGAAGGGAGCGCTCGGTGTCTGGCAACTCATGCCCTACCGGGCAGAGAGCCACGGATTCACCCCTGATGAGATGACTGACGACGAAAAGTGTGCCGAGGCCGCCGTTAGAGAGCTGGCCACGAAACTTGACATGGCGCGCGGTAATCTTAGGAGGGCGAAAAAGCTGTACTGCGGTGTCGGGCCGGAAGCCGATGCCTATGAGGTCAAGCGGCGCCGCTACAAGCAGGAGCTTCTCCAGGAGCTCAGGGCTCCGCTGAGTGTTCTGGCCGAAGAACCCCGTTTCCTGTTGGCTTTCGCCTCATAGTGCTGTGCCGCAGGGAAAGAGTGGTAACATGAAGAAGCGGGTTTCGAGAGAAGCCCGCTTTTTTAGTGGGCGCAGCATTCCGGTGGCCGCCGGAAATCTTCCGGGGGGAATGCAAATGTGGTAGAGTGCGTTTTCAGTTTGCGATAATGCAGGAGGATTTATATGAAGAAGCTGTTTATGCTGGTTGTCGGCTTGATTTTTTGTGCAGGCTGTTCGCTCTTTGTGAGCAAGCCGGAAGTGGCGGTCAAAGACCTGAATGTTGTCGGTGTCGGTGTCGGCGGGGTGGAACTCGAATTTCTGCTGACGGTT
The nucleotide sequence above comes from Geobacter benzoatilyticus. Encoded proteins:
- a CDS encoding transglycosylase SLT domain-containing protein; this translates as MKKMIFLSAVMMLVGVSCNQTGLRRDPVTVVLNESGVDQEVRRLMDQGIELDERKRQARAIATVFSRRTNTERAHWLASLCYLKTLGTDFMPLDLAEIALAETGSIGFNPKAVSPKGALGVWQLMPYRAESHGFTPDEMTDDEKCAEAAVRELATKLDMARGNLRRAKKLYCGVGPEADAYEVKRRRYKQELLQELRAPLSVLAEEPRFLLAFAS